The DNA region CACAGCCGAAACATCCGTGTCCTGCCTGCACCGGCCAGCTTGTTCCTTCATTGAACTTTACCAAAGAGCAGTTCAGATGGGCATAAGGGCCCTTGCATCCCATTTTGAAGAGACACCAGCCTTTTTTTGCTCCTTCATCACCCCACTCCTCAACAAATTCACCCAGCTCATAATGGCCGCGTCTTTCACAATTGTCATGGATCCTGAAACCATAGGCCCACTCAGGACGGTTTTTCTCGTCAAGCTTCGGAAGTTCACCGAACATAATGTAGTGCAGCAAAGTCCCTACAATATTGATCGGATTGACCGGACAGCCCGGAAGATTGATGATGTCATCCCTTCCCAAGGCTTCCGCAACACCTACCGCACCGGTCGGATTGGGCTTTGCCGCTACAACACCACCGTCAAATGCACATGAGCCTACAGCAAGTACGGCTGCTGCGTTTTGTGCAACACGCTTGAGCAAGTCATGTCCTGTCTCACCCTTTGGTCCGATCCTCAGAAATTTTCCTTCCATCCCCAAAGGAACAGCGCCCTCTACCATCAGGATATATCTGCCTGCATCATTTTCAATAATACTCTGGAGTACCGATTCTGACCGATCTCCAGATGCCGCCATAAGAAGCTCATGATAATCCAAAGAGATATATTTCAAAATAAGGTCTTCTACCTTGGGGTGAGCGGATTTGATAAAGCCTTCTGAGTTTCCCGTACAGTCAGCCAGTTCCAGCCAGATGATCGGTATCTTGTTCAATTGTTCAAGACCTTGGCCGACCAGCTCTTCATATTCTGGTCCTAGACGCATATTTGCAGTGATCATGGAGACCCAGCTATTGTATTCCTTTTTCAGATCAAAGGCTTTTATTGCTTCTTGAAGGTTCTCACCCTCTATCTGGTTCTTTGGATGTAAGGCATTATATTTGTCAATACGACGCTGGACTTTTTTCAGTTCTTCTGCCTTTTTCCTTTCTTCTCGTTCAGCTTTGATACGTTGTGCCTCTTCGGGATCTACCGGAGTATCTATGATCAACTGTTCCACATCTTTCTTGCAACGTCCGCAGACCCGTCCAGCTTCACTAAAGGACTTTAGTTCTGCAAAATTCTCAACACAGTTTGTCTTGATGATATCGACAAGGTCGTTCTTATAGCTTCCTACACAGCTACAGATTAGTCTACCGCGCTTACTGACAAGACGATTGGAATAAAAAGAAGAGGTATCGATCTTTTTATCCTCTTCCATCATTCTTTTCAACTCTATCACATCAACGTTCGTATTGATGCCAATAAAACGGACCAGCTTATCCTTATTCATAATATACTGATCGATACGTTCTTCCTGCTTTGATGAAATCACAATATCTTCATTATCTTTATCTTTGGGATCATACAGTGTCGAGGTGACATCTGCAAGCAAAAAAGAACCAACTTTGAGTCCGTCAACCGTCACAAACTCTTTAAATCCCTCACCTTCGATCTCAAATATAGAATCTATAGCGGCATCTGCCTGAAGGGTACACTCTCTGACCCTTCCTGCGATATAACCATCCGGCATCTGTGCGACTTCGCCAACGGCATATATGTGTGGATCTGAGGTACGCATATGTTCATCCACAAGGATGCCTTTGTCTATATCAAGGGTCCCTTTCGCACACTCAGTACTCGGTGTGATCCCCACTCCAAAAATAACAAAAGGATTATCTATAGTGTGTGATTTCATAATTACCTGTGTGATCTCATCGCCTTCGATCTTTTTATCGATGATCTCTTCTTCAAGCAATATCTGAACACGGGAGTCACTCTCTTCATAGATCTTCTTCATCATCTCTACAGCAACAGGAGTGAGTGCTTTATCATAAAGGTGCATACCGCGTGAGACAAGATAGATCTTTTCAGGCCCCTCCAATCCGCAAAGTGTGTCTAGAAGCTCCAGCCCAATAGGACCTACACCCATCATGACCACATTTTTGCCCTTGCTGCATTCAGCTATACATTCACTGTCAGCAGCACTTCTAAAGGTCCTGGCATTTTTTATACCCTCAATATCAAAGAGGGTTCTGGGATCAGAACCGGTTGCGATGATGAGAATATCATAGCTGAAACTCGAATTCTTTGTGTAGATCCGTTTGGCTTCTTTGTCTATTTGGATGACTTCAGAATCAAGTTCAAGTTGGACACCAGGAGGAAGAGGCAAGGCGATGTCTTTAATATCCGAAATACCATTGATCAGGGAGCATAGATGGATTCGATCATAGGGAGGATTTGATTCTTTTGATACGATCAATATTTCATACTTGGGCGCCTTCTCTAAAATCGAGTTGGCCATGTAAGCTGCAGCGATCCCACCGCCTATGATCACGATTCTCATAGTATCTCTCCGTTAAGCATATGCTATAGTTTACAGTAACTTTCTTAGATAATTATAACAAATAAAATATGTTACACTAATAGAGATGAAATACAGGAAACACAATGATTATTCCAGAGTATCCCCATTTTGAAACGATTGACTCCTTAGCCGAAAAAATGGAAA from Sulfurovum xiamenensis includes:
- a CDS encoding hydrogenase small subunit, with amino-acid sequence MRIVIIGGGIAAAYMANSILEKAPKYEILIVSKESNPPYDRIHLCSLINGISDIKDIALPLPPGVQLELDSEVIQIDKEAKRIYTKNSSFSYDILIIATGSDPRTLFDIEGIKNARTFRSAADSECIAECSKGKNVVMMGVGPIGLELLDTLCGLEGPEKIYLVSRGMHLYDKALTPVAVEMMKKIYEESDSRVQILLEEEIIDKKIEGDEITQVIMKSHTIDNPFVIFGVGITPSTECAKGTLDIDKGILVDEHMRTSDPHIYAVGEVAQMPDGYIAGRVRECTLQADAAIDSIFEIEGEGFKEFVTVDGLKVGSFLLADVTSTLYDPKDKDNEDIVISSKQEERIDQYIMNKDKLVRFIGINTNVDVIELKRMMEEDKKIDTSSFYSNRLVSKRGRLICSCVGSYKNDLVDIIKTNCVENFAELKSFSEAGRVCGRCKKDVEQLIIDTPVDPEEAQRIKAEREERKKAEELKKVQRRIDKYNALHPKNQIEGENLQEAIKAFDLKKEYNSWVSMITANMRLGPEYEELVGQGLEQLNKIPIIWLELADCTGNSEGFIKSAHPKVEDLILKYISLDYHELLMAASGDRSESVLQSIIENDAGRYILMVEGAVPLGMEGKFLRIGPKGETGHDLLKRVAQNAAAVLAVGSCAFDGGVVAAKPNPTGAVGVAEALGRDDIINLPGCPVNPINIVGTLLHYIMFGELPKLDEKNRPEWAYGFRIHDNCERRGHYELGEFVEEWGDEGAKKGWCLFKMGCKGPYAHLNCSLVKFNEGTSWPVQAGHGCFGCGLGKIAFDHLANHREVDDETKKLLEDAGANDG